The nucleotide sequence TTCTTTAGTCCTTCTTCTCCAATATCCCTAAGTATTCTCAGTGCATCATCAATGTGCTTCTTAGGCATGAACTGGGATGAAAATATGTGTCTGATGATCCCTTTCTGGTCTATTATGTAAGTTACTCTGCCGGGTAACAAACCAAGGGTCTTTGGCACACCATAAAGCTTTCTTACTTTGCCTTCATTGTCGCTCAACAGAGTAAATGGCAGTTTGTAATGGGATGCGAAGCTTGTATGTGATTCTTTTGTGTCTGAACTGATACCGATCACCTCTGCACCTTCCTGCTTGAAAGCCTCGTAGCTGTCTCTGAAAGCACATGCCTCGGAAGTACACCCTGTTGTATAATCCCTGGGGTAGAAGTACAGCACAATGTTCTTTTTTCCGATGAGATCTTTAAGGTTAACCTTTTCGCCTGACTGTGACACAAGGGTGAAATCGGGGGCAGTATCGCCTATTTTTAGTTCCTTCTTTCCACTCGGTTTTTTTGAAGTCATATAGCACCTCTTTTTACCATAATTATATTATAATCATTGACAGGAAGATTTTGTACATTGTTGAGGCTGTGCCGCCATCTTTTTTCCCCACATGAAGAGTGAGAAGCAATTTTGCACATTGTGTCAAAACCTCTATACAATGGGGACAATACCTTGATTAATCTTATTGCCCCAGTCTTAATAGTATTTTTGGATCAATTCACATCGGAGATTTCAAGTATCCTGTCAATACGAAACGTTCTTGTTTCGTTACGCTCGTGGCAAAACGCCTCGATGCCCACATACTTCTTATCGAGATATGCCATCTCTCCTACAAAATGCGGCGTAATAACTCTTATGGATTTAATATCGTTATTTTTGAGGTAAACAATCTTAAGTTTTTTACCATCTTTAATGGCATTTTTTATTAGAGCTATCTTATCATCCATGGAGCAGAGGTTATCGGACAGCCTATACTGAAAATCCGTTACAAACTTTACCACCCTCCAGTCTATAAAGATGTGCTTCTTTTCTACAGGTTTTTTTAAAACTATTCCATCAAGGCTGGTACACCTGCTAAGTGCAACATATATCTGGCCTGTGCTAAAAGTTCCCCTTCCAATATCTATGACAACCCTTTCAAATGTCTTGCCCTGACTCTTATGAATAGTAACTGCCCATGCGAGCCTGAGAGGGTACTGTGTAAAAGATCCGACAACTTCGGATTCGATCTGTTTCTTATCCATATCGTACTGATAATTAAAAAGCTCCCACTTGTGAGGAACAACATCGACAATGTCCCCTGTTGAAAGCTCTACAGTTATAACATCGATGTTTTCAGGATCCACGGTTATATCAGTTATCTTACCAATGCTGCCGTTTACCCACATGCCGGATGGCTCGTTGTTGAGGAGCATTACCTGAGCTCCTGCCTTTAACCGGAGTTCCATCTGAGTTGGAAGGGTTTCATCTTTAAAGTCCCCTGTTAATTCTCCCAGGTAGGTTACGGGCTCATTTTTGAGCAGCGTAAGATGATCAAGATTGATCTTATTGGCTGCTTCATTTGTTGATGTAAGCCAGATGAAAAAATCCTTCATGCTGGGATCGAAATCGGGTTTATATCTGCGGTTTAATATTTTTAATCCTTCCTCCGTTATTGAGTTATTACGAATAGTATTAAGCAGGTTGATGAAAGACTCGTCCCTCTGGCGGTAAACCTTTTCAAGCTCTATAAACTCCATATCAATCTCTTTCATTGCCCGTGCCTCGAAGAAGAAGGGGCTGTCGTACTGATGTTTAAAAACCTCTTTCTCCCCCTCTTTTACAACAGGCGGAAGCTGGTATAAATCACCGATCAATATCATCTGAACGCCGCCAAACGGCTGGTTATGCTTGTTACCGTTGAACATAAGAAACTGAGCTATGCAATCCATAAGATCGGCGCGTACCATTGAAACCTCATCAATGACAATTGCATCCAATTCCCTGTAAATATTATTATGTGCTTTTTTAATTTTCTTTACGGATTGAAGAGTAACCCCGGGTTTGAACCTAAAAAATGAGTGTATCGTCTGTCCTTTTACATTCAGTGCAGCCACGCCTGTAGGAGCAAGTACTACAATGTTTTTCTTTGTATTGTTACGAAAATAATCGAGAAGTGTTGATTTGCCCGTACCTGCCCTGCCTGTTATAAAGGCGTGCTTCGAGGTATTTTCCATTATATCTAAAGCTTTTTGAAACTGTTCATTTAGCTCAATGGGCTTTTTATATATTGTCATTTTGCAATATTATTCTCTGTATTTTTTTGTTAAAATCACTTTCCAATACAAAATTCGGAAAAGATCTTATCAAGTATATCTTCCGGCGTAATCTCACCGGTTAGCTCACTAATTGCCATTATAGCACTATCAACCTCTTCTGCTATAATTTCAGGAAAAGCCTGTTGAGCAAGTAATTCAATTGCATTTCTTAGTGCCAATTCAGTGTGTTCCATTGCTTGTTTATGTCTTTCTCTGCTTATAACAAGATTACCCTCTATATCTGATTTTGTCTGATACAAAGAGATAGCACGTTCTAATTCATCCAGCCCCTGCTTTGTCTTTGCTGATATTGTAAATACCTGGTAAGGGCTGAATAGTGTTCTAATCCTTTTTATTTCTTCTATATCTTTACATACATCTATCTTATTAATAAGCACAATCACCTTCTGCATATCAATTCCTTGTATAACTAAAAGCTCTTCTTCTAAGGATACTTTTTTTAAAGGATCTATTACTATTGCATTAATATCTGCCTGTTTTATCAATGTTTTTGTCATCTCAATCCCCAACTTTTCAACAAGTTCCTCACTTTTTCTTAACCCGGCTGTATCTATCAATACAATCTTTTTACCCTGATAATTTATTGATTCCTGAATATAATCCCTTGTAGTGCCTGGATGTTCCGTGACAATCGCCCTACTCTCTCCTAACATAGCATTAAAGATACTGGATTTACCAACATTTGGCTTACCTATAAAAGCGACCTTTATTCCTTCTTTTATTATTTTTGCGTGTTCATAACTATTTAATATATAAGCAGTCTCGTCATGAGCTGCCTGTAATATGATGCCTAATTCTAAAACCCCTTTTGGCTTTACATCTTCTTCTGGAAAA is from Deltaproteobacteria bacterium and encodes:
- a CDS encoding peroxiredoxin; this encodes MTSKKPSGKKELKIGDTAPDFTLVSQSGEKVNLKDLIGKKNIVLYFYPRDYTTGCTSEACAFRDSYEAFKQEGAEVIGISSDTKESHTSFASHYKLPFTLLSDNEGKVRKLYGVPKTLGLLPGRVTYIIDQKGIIRHIFSSQFMPKKHIDDALRILRDIGEEGLKKAV
- a CDS encoding AAA family ATPase produces the protein MTIYKKPIELNEQFQKALDIMENTSKHAFITGRAGTGKSTLLDYFRNNTKKNIVVLAPTGVAALNVKGQTIHSFFRFKPGVTLQSVKKIKKAHNNIYRELDAIVIDEVSMVRADLMDCIAQFLMFNGNKHNQPFGGVQMILIGDLYQLPPVVKEGEKEVFKHQYDSPFFFEARAMKEIDMEFIELEKVYRQRDESFINLLNTIRNNSITEEGLKILNRRYKPDFDPSMKDFFIWLTSTNEAANKINLDHLTLLKNEPVTYLGELTGDFKDETLPTQMELRLKAGAQVMLLNNEPSGMWVNGSIGKITDITVDPENIDVITVELSTGDIVDVVPHKWELFNYQYDMDKKQIESEVVGSFTQYPLRLAWAVTIHKSQGKTFERVVIDIGRGTFSTGQIYVALSRCTSLDGIVLKKPVEKKHIFIDWRVVKFVTDFQYRLSDNLCSMDDKIALIKNAIKDGKKLKIVYLKNNDIKSIRVITPHFVGEMAYLDKKYVGIEAFCHERNETRTFRIDRILEISDVN
- the mnmE gene encoding tRNA uridine-5-carboxymethylaminomethyl(34) synthesis GTPase MnmE, whose amino-acid sequence is MKKKDFFNSDTITAIATPSGEGAIGIIRISGELTLHIIKNLFKSRKHVKAFKSHSLYYGDINDTSGKTIDNVMLAYMKSPKTYTGENMAEIYTHGSSGVMQAVLKQVIQAGARPAQKGEFTRRAFLNGKMDLLQAEAVLDLIKSDTEASRQQAMSHLKGLLSEYILGIKEKLLQVKSHLEVMIDFPEEDVKPKGVLELGIILQAAHDETAYILNSYEHAKIIKEGIKVAFIGKPNVGKSSIFNAMLGESRAIVTEHPGTTRDYIQESINYQGKKIVLIDTAGLRKSEELVEKLGIEMTKTLIKQADINAIVIDPLKKVSLEEELLVIQGIDMQKVIVLINKIDVCKDIEEIKRIRTLFSPYQVFTISAKTKQGLDELERAISLYQTKSDIEGNLVISRERHKQAMEHTELALRNAIELLAQQAFPEIIAEEVDSAIMAISELTGEITPEDILDKIFSEFCIGK